Proteins encoded within one genomic window of Cucumis sativus cultivar 9930 chromosome 3, Cucumber_9930_V3, whole genome shotgun sequence:
- the LOC105435000 gene encoding uncharacterized protein LOC105435000: MNQNLSSLLIGLVGAAITLSAYSQTLISPTECITVGLLVLIFGLLVNEGFISL; encoded by the coding sequence atgaatcaaaatttgagcTCTCTCCTAATAGGGTTGGTTGGTGCAGCCATAACTTTATCAGCTTATTCTCAAACTTTGATATCTCCAACTGAGTGCATCACAGTGGGCCTTCTTGTTCTCATTTTTGGTCTTCTTGTTAATGAAGGTTTCATCTCTCTTTAA